In Streptomyces sp. DG2A-72, one genomic interval encodes:
- a CDS encoding metallophosphoesterase, which produces MVEGSMTQGAGQGPEVERTATLRDFRVPAYVHETGPYVHSMHPGEAVSPVEKPVDYPDGYTPTQRDLPVINRGDTLQVTVDPVSEPAPQSTAGPGPLYVVGDVHGYLDELVAALQEKGLIDTGGNWCAGTTRLWFLGDFTDRGPDGIGVIDLVMRLSAEAAAAGGYCKALMGNHELLLIGAKRFGDTPVNSGAGTATFQAAWLLNGGQKTDMDRLQDHHLQWMARLDAMEEVDGHLLVHSDTTAYLDYGDSIEAVNDTVRETLTRNDADEVWDLFRKFTKRFSFRDEGGADHVRSLLDTYGGTRIVHGHSPIPYLLGEVGSEDDEDEAGPHVEGPHVYADGLAIAMDGGVTMAGKLLVQQLPLDI; this is translated from the coding sequence ATGGTGGAGGGGTCGATGACTCAGGGGGCCGGTCAGGGACCCGAGGTGGAACGGACGGCGACGTTGCGCGACTTCCGGGTACCCGCGTATGTCCACGAGACCGGTCCGTACGTCCACAGCATGCACCCCGGCGAGGCCGTCAGCCCCGTCGAGAAGCCTGTGGACTACCCGGACGGCTACACACCCACGCAGCGCGACCTCCCCGTCATCAACCGCGGTGACACGCTTCAGGTGACCGTCGACCCCGTGTCCGAGCCGGCCCCGCAGTCGACTGCCGGGCCCGGTCCGCTGTATGTCGTCGGAGACGTCCACGGCTATCTCGACGAGTTGGTGGCCGCCCTCCAGGAGAAGGGCCTCATCGACACCGGGGGCAACTGGTGCGCGGGCACCACCCGGCTGTGGTTCCTCGGCGACTTCACCGACCGCGGCCCGGACGGCATCGGCGTCATCGACCTCGTGATGCGGCTGTCCGCCGAGGCCGCCGCGGCGGGCGGCTACTGCAAGGCCCTCATGGGCAACCACGAGCTGCTCCTCATCGGCGCCAAGCGGTTCGGCGACACTCCCGTCAACTCCGGCGCGGGCACTGCCACCTTCCAGGCCGCCTGGCTGCTCAACGGCGGCCAGAAGACCGACATGGACCGTCTTCAGGACCACCACCTGCAGTGGATGGCCCGGCTGGACGCCATGGAAGAGGTCGACGGCCATCTGCTCGTCCACTCGGACACCACCGCCTATCTCGACTACGGTGACTCGATCGAGGCGGTCAACGACACCGTCCGCGAGACGCTCACACGCAATGACGCCGACGAAGTCTGGGATCTCTTCCGCAAGTTCACCAAGCGCTTCTCCTTCCGCGACGAGGGCGGCGCCGACCATGTGCGTTCACTGCTCGATACGTACGGCGGCACCCGCATCGTTCACGGCCACAGCCCCATTCCGTACCTCCTCGGCGAAGTCGGCTCCGAGGACGACGAGGACGAGGCCGGTCCCCATGTCGAGGGACCGCACGTCTACGCCGACGGGCTCGCCATCGCGATGGACGGCGGAGTGACCATGGCCGGAAAGCTGCTGGTCCAGCAACTTCCTCTGGATATCTGA
- the cydB gene encoding cytochrome d ubiquinol oxidase subunit II, giving the protein MELHDVWFVLIAVLWTGYFFLEGFDFGVGILTKLLARDRPERRVLINTIGPVWDGNEVWLLTAGGATFAAFPEWYATLFSGFYLPLLLILVCLIVRGVAFEYRAKRPEENWQRNWETAIFWTSLIPAFLWGVAFGNIVGGVKIDQDFNYVGTFWDLLNPYALLGGLVTLTLFTFHGAVFTALKTVGDIRVRARKLALQVGLVTAVLVSIFLLWTQVDSGDGQSLVALIVAVASLVGALMANQAGREGWSFALSGITIVASVAMLFLSLFPDVMPSSLNEDWSLTVTNASSSPYTLKIMTWCAAIATPIVVLYQSWTYWVFRKRIGTQHIAADAAAGAVH; this is encoded by the coding sequence ATGGAACTTCACGACGTCTGGTTCGTCCTCATCGCCGTCCTGTGGACCGGCTACTTCTTCCTGGAGGGGTTCGACTTCGGGGTCGGCATCCTCACCAAGCTGCTGGCGCGGGACCGGCCCGAGCGGCGGGTGCTGATCAACACCATCGGGCCCGTCTGGGACGGCAACGAGGTGTGGCTGCTCACGGCGGGTGGCGCGACCTTCGCCGCCTTCCCCGAGTGGTACGCCACGCTCTTCTCCGGCTTCTATCTGCCGCTGCTGCTCATCCTGGTCTGCCTGATCGTGCGAGGCGTTGCCTTCGAGTACCGGGCGAAGCGGCCCGAGGAGAACTGGCAGCGCAACTGGGAGACCGCGATCTTCTGGACCTCGCTGATCCCGGCGTTCCTGTGGGGTGTGGCCTTCGGCAACATCGTGGGGGGTGTGAAGATCGACCAGGACTTCAACTACGTAGGCACCTTCTGGGACCTGCTCAACCCGTACGCCCTTCTCGGGGGGCTGGTGACCCTGACGCTGTTCACCTTCCACGGTGCGGTGTTCACGGCGCTCAAGACCGTCGGGGACATCCGGGTGCGGGCACGGAAGCTGGCTCTGCAAGTCGGCCTCGTCACCGCTGTGTTGGTGTCGATCTTCCTGCTCTGGACGCAGGTCGACAGTGGTGACGGTCAGAGCCTGGTCGCCCTGATCGTGGCGGTGGCCTCGCTGGTCGGGGCGCTGATGGCGAATCAGGCGGGGCGTGAGGGCTGGTCGTTCGCCCTGTCCGGGATCACGATCGTGGCCTCGGTGGCGATGCTCTTCCTGTCGCTCTTCCCGGACGTCATGCCGTCCTCCCTCAATGAGGACTGGAGCCTCACGGTCACCAATGCCTCGTCGAGCCCGTACACGCTGAAGATCATGACCTGGTGCGCGGCGATCGCGACGCCGATCGTGGTGCTCTACCAGTCGTGGACGTACTGGGTGTTCCGCAAGCGGATCGGTACGCAGCACATCGCCGCCGACGCTGCTGCCGGGGCAGTGCACTGA
- a CDS encoding LacI family DNA-binding transcriptional regulator, protein MTAAGKHQVSRAETSRRGSRPGRAGIRDVAAAAGVSITTVSDALNGKGRLPDATRRHVREVADRLGYRPSAAARTLRTGKSGLIGLTVTTYGDEPFTFTEFAYFAEMARAATSAALARGYALVILPATSRHDVWSNVALDGTVVIDPSDQDPVVSELVRQGLPVVSDGRPAGSLPVTAWVDNDHEAAVMGILDHLADAGARRIGLLTGTSTDTYTHLSTTAYLRWCERVGQDPVYEAYPAHDPCAGAVAADRLLARPDRPDAVYGLFDPNGTDLLAAARRYGLRVPDDLLLVCCSESTVYANTEPPITTLSLKPRRIGTAVVQLLIDAIEGVDSDQPVEQVIPTELIVRTSSQRRPPRTTVSPPRSPKKE, encoded by the coding sequence ATGACAGCAGCAGGGAAGCACCAGGTGAGCCGCGCGGAAACCTCACGTCGAGGCAGTCGGCCGGGCCGGGCGGGCATCAGAGACGTAGCCGCCGCCGCCGGAGTCTCCATCACGACCGTCTCCGACGCCCTCAACGGCAAGGGCCGGCTCCCGGACGCCACCCGACGCCATGTCCGCGAGGTTGCCGACCGACTGGGTTATCGCCCGTCGGCCGCGGCCCGAACCCTCCGTACCGGCAAGTCAGGGCTTATCGGCCTGACCGTGACGACATACGGGGATGAACCTTTCACCTTCACCGAGTTCGCGTACTTCGCTGAGATGGCCAGAGCCGCCACCTCGGCCGCGCTCGCCCGCGGCTACGCCCTCGTGATCCTCCCCGCGACCTCCCGCCACGACGTGTGGTCGAACGTCGCCCTGGACGGCACGGTCGTGATCGACCCGTCCGACCAGGACCCGGTCGTCAGCGAGCTGGTCCGGCAGGGTTTACCGGTCGTCTCCGACGGCCGCCCGGCGGGGTCACTGCCGGTCACGGCGTGGGTCGACAACGACCACGAGGCCGCGGTCATGGGCATCCTCGACCACCTGGCCGACGCCGGGGCCCGCCGCATCGGCCTGCTGACCGGGACGTCGACGGACACGTACACCCATCTGTCGACCACGGCGTATCTGCGCTGGTGCGAACGGGTCGGACAGGATCCGGTGTACGAGGCCTACCCGGCGCACGATCCATGCGCGGGCGCCGTCGCCGCCGACCGGCTGCTCGCCCGCCCCGACCGGCCCGACGCCGTCTACGGCCTGTTCGACCCGAACGGCACCGACCTGCTCGCCGCCGCCCGGCGCTACGGACTGCGCGTACCGGACGACCTGCTTCTGGTCTGCTGCAGCGAGTCCACGGTGTACGCCAACACCGAGCCGCCCATCACCACGCTCTCCCTGAAGCCGCGCCGCATCGGCACGGCGGTGGTCCAACTCCTCATCGACGCCATCGAGGGGGTCGATTCGGACCAACCGGTCGAGCAGGTGATACCGACCGAGCTGATCGTGCGCACGTCGTCCCAGCGACGGCCGCCGCGGACGACCGTCAGCCCGCCGCGGTCGCCCAAGAAGGAGTAG
- a CDS encoding MFS transporter — MLDRRFGWLWASFAVSTFGTFFAFDAFRLIAILVLDAGPTEVALLAAAGLAVGAVVAVPLGPWVEFRRKRPVMIAMDLVRFTALLSIPAAYALGLLTFAQLVVVSVVVAVADITFISASGAFLKSLVQPRDLLVANGRFESTTWTATMLGPPLGGAAVGLFGPVTTVTADAVSYLLSALGIRAVGGKEPRPVRDEGPRLRAGDLLDGWRYILGHSTLRPLFFNTVLVNSLIMAPAPLLAVLMLGSLGFAPWQYALAFAVPCTGGLIGSRLARPLAARFGRHRMMLTAGALRACWPLGLAFIGPGTAGLVLVMVVEFGLIICIGVFNPVVATYRLEQTPKERVARTLMAWSITGKAATATMTAVWGLLAAVTGTRTAIAIAGLLLLATPLLLPRRDDAQQLEPDAAANTRI; from the coding sequence ATGCTCGATCGGCGGTTCGGGTGGCTCTGGGCGTCATTCGCGGTCAGCACCTTCGGAACCTTTTTCGCCTTCGACGCCTTCCGTCTGATCGCCATCCTCGTCCTGGACGCCGGTCCGACGGAGGTGGCGCTGCTGGCCGCCGCGGGGCTGGCCGTGGGGGCGGTCGTCGCGGTCCCGCTCGGTCCCTGGGTGGAGTTCCGCCGCAAACGGCCGGTGATGATCGCGATGGACCTGGTGCGGTTCACTGCGCTGCTGAGCATCCCCGCCGCGTACGCGCTCGGTCTGCTCACCTTCGCCCAGCTCGTGGTGGTGTCGGTCGTCGTCGCAGTGGCCGACATCACCTTCATCTCGGCGAGCGGGGCCTTCCTGAAGAGCCTCGTACAGCCGCGGGACCTGCTGGTCGCGAACGGCCGCTTCGAATCCACGACCTGGACCGCCACCATGCTCGGACCACCGCTCGGCGGGGCCGCGGTGGGCCTGTTCGGGCCGGTGACGACCGTGACGGCCGATGCGGTGAGCTACCTGCTCTCCGCACTGGGGATCCGCGCGGTGGGCGGCAAGGAGCCCCGCCCCGTGCGCGACGAGGGACCGCGGCTGCGCGCGGGCGACCTGCTCGACGGCTGGCGCTACATCCTCGGCCACTCGACGCTGCGCCCACTGTTCTTCAACACGGTCCTGGTCAACAGCCTGATCATGGCGCCGGCACCGCTCCTCGCCGTCCTCATGCTCGGCTCGCTCGGCTTCGCACCGTGGCAGTACGCCCTCGCTTTCGCGGTGCCCTGCACCGGCGGCCTGATCGGCTCACGGCTGGCCCGCCCGTTGGCCGCCCGGTTCGGCCGGCACCGGATGATGCTCACCGCCGGGGCGCTGCGCGCCTGCTGGCCGCTCGGACTGGCCTTCATCGGCCCTGGCACAGCCGGGCTCGTCCTCGTCATGGTCGTCGAGTTCGGGCTGATCATCTGCATCGGGGTGTTCAACCCGGTGGTCGCCACCTACCGGCTCGAGCAGACCCCCAAGGAGCGCGTCGCCCGCACCCTGATGGCGTGGTCGATCACCGGCAAGGCCGCCACCGCGACCATGACCGCCGTATGGGGCCTGCTGGCCGCCGTCACCGGCACCCGCACCGCGATCGCCATCGCCGGTCTCCTGCTGCTGGCCACCCCGCTCCTGCTGCCACGACGCGACGACGCGCAGCAGCTCGAGCCGGACGCGGCGGCCAACACCCGTATCTGA
- the thiC gene encoding phosphomethylpyrimidine synthase ThiC: protein MTIKDTRTPASTQNATDVPSPTPTSGEAAKSIGWHKAYIEGSRSDLRVPVRQVHLTNGQSVTLYDTSGPYTDPLVDTDVRRGLVPLRENWIIARGDTEEYAGRPVRPEDDGVKHTSPRGGLRNLDAVFPGRPRQPRRSRDDKAVTQLAYARRGEITPEMEFVAVREDVSPEVVREEIAAGRAVLPANVNHPEIEPMIIGKRFLVKVNANIGNSAVTSSIEEEVEKMTWATRWGADTVMDLSTGRNIHTTREWVLRNSPVPIGTVPLYQALEKVDGRAEELTWEIYKDTVIEQAEQGVDYMTVHAGVRLPFVPLTANRKTGIVSRGGSIMAAWCLAHHKESFLYENFEELCEILAAFDVTYSLGDGLRPGSIADANDEAQFAELRTLGELNQIAKRFNVQTMIEGPGHVPMHKIKENIDLQQEICDEAPFYTLGPLTTDVAPAYDHITSGIGAAMIAWWGTAMLCYVTPKEHLGLPNRDDVKTGVITYKIAAHAADLAKGHPGAQEWDDALSDARFEFRWEDQFNLALDPDTAREFHDETLPAEPAKTAHFCSMCGPKFCSMKISQDIRREHGSTKSEIEEGMAQKSKEFADAGNRVYLPIAN, encoded by the coding sequence ATGACCATCAAGGACACACGCACGCCCGCCTCCACGCAGAACGCGACGGACGTTCCGTCGCCGACTCCAACCAGCGGGGAGGCCGCCAAGTCCATCGGCTGGCACAAGGCGTACATCGAGGGCTCACGCTCTGATCTGCGCGTGCCGGTCCGCCAGGTGCATCTCACCAACGGGCAGTCGGTCACGCTGTACGACACTTCCGGCCCGTACACCGATCCGCTCGTCGACACCGACGTCCGCCGGGGGCTGGTCCCGCTGCGAGAGAACTGGATCATCGCCCGCGGCGACACCGAGGAGTACGCGGGCCGTCCCGTCCGTCCCGAGGACGACGGCGTCAAGCACACCTCGCCGCGCGGCGGCCTGCGCAATCTCGACGCGGTCTTCCCCGGACGGCCACGTCAGCCGCGCCGCAGCCGCGACGACAAGGCCGTCACCCAGCTCGCCTACGCGCGCCGGGGCGAGATCACGCCCGAGATGGAGTTCGTGGCCGTCCGGGAGGATGTTTCGCCCGAGGTGGTCCGTGAGGAGATCGCGGCGGGCCGGGCCGTGCTGCCCGCGAACGTCAACCACCCGGAGATCGAGCCGATGATCATCGGCAAGCGATTCCTGGTGAAGGTCAACGCCAACATCGGCAACTCCGCGGTGACGTCCTCCATCGAGGAGGAGGTCGAGAAGATGACCTGGGCGACCCGATGGGGCGCCGACACGGTCATGGACCTGTCCACCGGCCGCAATATCCACACGACCCGTGAGTGGGTGCTGCGCAACTCCCCCGTCCCCATCGGCACGGTCCCCCTCTACCAGGCCCTGGAGAAGGTCGACGGCCGTGCCGAGGAGCTGACCTGGGAGATCTACAAGGACACGGTCATCGAACAGGCCGAACAGGGCGTGGACTACATGACCGTCCACGCGGGCGTCCGCCTGCCTTTCGTACCGCTCACCGCCAACCGCAAGACCGGCATCGTCTCGCGCGGTGGCTCGATCATGGCGGCGTGGTGCCTGGCGCACCACAAGGAATCGTTCCTCTATGAGAACTTCGAGGAACTCTGCGAGATCCTCGCCGCGTTCGACGTCACGTACTCGCTCGGCGACGGACTGCGGCCCGGCTCGATCGCGGACGCCAACGACGAGGCGCAGTTCGCGGAACTCCGAACTCTCGGGGAACTCAACCAGATCGCGAAGCGTTTCAACGTACAGACCATGATCGAGGGCCCGGGACATGTCCCGATGCACAAGATCAAGGAGAACATCGACCTTCAGCAGGAGATCTGTGATGAAGCTCCGTTCTATACGCTCGGCCCGCTGACGACGGACGTCGCGCCGGCGTACGACCACATCACTTCCGGCATTGGTGCCGCGATGATCGCCTGGTGGGGCACGGCCATGCTCTGCTATGTCACGCCCAAGGAGCACTTGGGCCTGCCCAATCGTGACGACGTCAAGACCGGCGTCATCACCTACAAGATCGCCGCCCACGCAGCCGACCTCGCCAAGGGGCACCCCGGTGCACAGGAGTGGGACGACGCGCTGTCCGACGCACGCTTCGAGTTCCGGTGGGAGGACCAGTTCAACCTCGCCCTCGACCCGGACACGGCCCGGGAGTTCCACGACGAGACCTTGCCGGCCGAGCCGGCCAAGACCGCTCACTTCTGCTCGATGTGCGGGCCGAAGTTCTGCTCGATGAAGATCTCACAGGACATCCGCCGTGAGCACGGCAGCACCAAGTCGGAGATCGAGGAGGGTATGGCCCAGAAGTCGAAGGAGTTCGCTGACGCGGGCAACCGTGTGTATCTGCCGATCGCGAACTGA
- the hisC gene encoding histidinol-phosphate transaminase, which yields MSETSPKLRAELEGIPTYKPGRPAAAGGPVAYKLSSNENPYPPLPGVMESVTAAASSFNRYPDMACTGLMNELSERFAVPVTHLATGTGSVGVAQQLIQSTAGPGDEVIYAWRSFEAYPIITQVSGATSVQVPLTPGDVHDLDAMADAITDRTRLVFVCNPNNPTGTVVRRAELERFLERVPSDVLVVLDEAYREFIRDAEVPDGVELYRDRPNVCVLRTFSKAYGLAGLRVGFAIAHEPVAAALRKTAVPFGVSQLAQDAAIASLRAEDELLGRVGSLVCERTRVVDGLRAQGWTVPETQANFVWLRLGERTVAFAAACEQAGVVVRPFPGEGVRVTVGETEGNDIFLKVAEGFRKEL from the coding sequence GTGAGCGAGACCAGCCCCAAGCTGCGCGCCGAGCTGGAGGGTATCCCCACCTACAAGCCGGGGCGGCCCGCTGCCGCCGGCGGTCCGGTGGCGTACAAGCTGTCCTCCAACGAGAACCCCTATCCGCCGCTGCCCGGCGTGATGGAGAGCGTGACGGCCGCCGCCTCGTCGTTCAACCGCTACCCGGACATGGCCTGCACGGGCCTGATGAACGAGCTGTCCGAACGGTTCGCGGTCCCCGTCACCCATCTGGCCACCGGCACCGGCTCGGTCGGCGTCGCCCAGCAGCTGATCCAGTCCACCGCCGGCCCCGGCGACGAGGTGATCTACGCCTGGCGGTCCTTCGAGGCGTACCCGATCATCACGCAGGTCAGCGGCGCCACCTCGGTGCAGGTGCCGCTCACGCCGGGCGATGTGCACGACCTGGACGCGATGGCGGACGCGATCACCGACCGGACGCGGCTGGTCTTCGTCTGCAACCCCAACAACCCGACGGGCACGGTCGTACGGCGGGCCGAGCTGGAGCGTTTCCTGGAACGGGTGCCGAGCGATGTGCTCGTGGTGCTGGACGAGGCGTACCGGGAGTTCATCCGTGACGCCGAGGTGCCGGACGGTGTGGAGCTGTACCGCGACCGGCCCAATGTCTGTGTACTGCGAACGTTCTCGAAGGCGTACGGTCTGGCCGGGCTGCGCGTCGGGTTCGCGATCGCGCATGAGCCGGTGGCGGCGGCGCTGCGCAAGACGGCCGTGCCGTTCGGTGTGAGCCAGCTCGCGCAGGACGCGGCGATCGCCTCGCTGCGTGCCGAGGACGAACTGCTCGGCCGGGTCGGCTCGCTGGTGTGCGAGCGCACGCGTGTGGTCGACGGGCTGCGGGCCCAGGGTTGGACCGTGCCTGAGACCCAGGCCAACTTCGTCTGGCTGCGGCTGGGGGAGCGTACGGTCGCGTTCGCGGCGGCGTGTGAGCAGGCGGGCGTCGTCGTGCGGCCGTTCCCGGGCGAGGGCGTGCGGGTGACGGTCGGGGAGACCGAGGGAAACGACATCTTCCTGAAGGTGGCCGAAGGGTTCCGCAAGGAGTTGTAG
- a CDS encoding cytochrome ubiquinol oxidase subunit I, with translation MDLALAPETLARWQFGITTVYHFLFVPLTISLAALTAGLQTAWVRTEKEKYLRATKFWGKLFLINIAMGVVTGIVQEFQFGMNWSDYSRFVGDVFGAPLAFEALIAFFFESTFIGLWIFGWDKLPKKLHLACMWMVSIGTILSAYFILAANSWMQHPVGYKINEAKGRAELTDFWLVLTQNTALAQAFHTLSAAFLTGGAFMVGISAFHLLRKKHIREMKTSLRLGLVTVAIGGLLTAISGDTLGKIMYEQQPMKMAAAEALWDGEAPAPFSVFAYGDVEKGHNKVAIEIPGLLSFLAKDDFTSYVPGINDVQKAEQEKFGPGDYRPNIPVAYWGFRWMIGFGMTSFTIGLIGLWLTRKKFLLPRHLRVGDDEVPHLVLFRKKPLGPTLTKWYWRIAIWTLAFPLIANSWGWIFTEMGRQPWVVYGVLQTRDAVSPGVSQGEVLTSMIVFTTLYAILAVIEVKLLAKYIKAGPPELTEADLNPPTKIGGDSRDADKPMAFSY, from the coding sequence GTGGACCTGGCTTTGGCGCCGGAGACTTTGGCGCGATGGCAGTTCGGCATCACCACCGTCTACCACTTCCTGTTCGTCCCCCTGACCATCTCGCTGGCCGCCCTCACGGCCGGACTGCAGACCGCCTGGGTGCGCACGGAGAAGGAGAAGTACCTCAGGGCGACCAAGTTCTGGGGAAAGCTCTTCCTGATCAACATAGCGATGGGGGTGGTCACCGGCATCGTGCAGGAGTTTCAGTTCGGCATGAACTGGTCCGACTACTCCCGCTTCGTCGGTGACGTCTTCGGCGCCCCACTCGCCTTTGAGGCCCTGATCGCGTTCTTCTTCGAGTCGACCTTCATCGGCCTGTGGATCTTCGGCTGGGACAAGCTGCCGAAGAAGCTCCACCTGGCCTGCATGTGGATGGTGTCGATCGGCACGATCCTGTCCGCGTACTTCATCCTGGCTGCCAACTCATGGATGCAGCACCCGGTCGGCTACAAGATCAACGAGGCGAAGGGGCGGGCCGAACTCACCGACTTCTGGCTGGTGCTGACCCAGAACACCGCGCTCGCCCAGGCCTTCCACACGCTCTCCGCCGCCTTCCTCACCGGCGGTGCCTTCATGGTCGGCATCTCCGCCTTCCATCTGCTCCGCAAGAAGCACATCCGTGAGATGAAGACCTCGCTGCGGCTCGGACTGGTCACCGTCGCGATCGGCGGCCTGCTCACCGCCATCAGCGGCGACACGCTCGGCAAGATCATGTACGAGCAGCAGCCGATGAAGATGGCCGCGGCCGAGGCGCTGTGGGACGGCGAGGCGCCGGCCCCCTTCTCGGTCTTCGCCTACGGCGATGTGGAGAAGGGCCACAACAAGGTCGCCATAGAGATCCCGGGCCTGCTGTCCTTCCTGGCCAAGGACGACTTCACCTCGTACGTCCCCGGCATCAACGACGTCCAGAAGGCCGAGCAGGAGAAGTTCGGGCCCGGCGACTACCGGCCCAACATCCCGGTCGCCTACTGGGGCTTCCGCTGGATGATCGGGTTCGGCATGACCTCCTTCACCATCGGCCTGATCGGACTCTGGCTGACCCGCAAGAAGTTCCTGCTGCCGCGGCATCTGCGGGTGGGCGATGACGAGGTGCCGCATCTCGTGCTGTTCCGGAAGAAGCCGCTCGGCCCGACGCTCACCAAGTGGTACTGGCGCATCGCCATCTGGACCCTGGCCTTCCCGCTGATCGCCAACTCCTGGGGCTGGATCTTCACCGAGATGGGCCGCCAGCCGTGGGTCGTCTACGGCGTCCTGCAGACCCGTGACGCGGTCTCCCCCGGCGTCTCCCAGGGCGAGGTCCTCACCTCGATGATCGTCTTCACCACCCTGTACGCGATCCTCGCCGTCATCGAGGTCAAGCTGCTCGCGAAGTACATCAAGGCCGGCCCGCCCGAGCTCACCGAGGCCGACCTGAATCCGCCCACGAAGATCGGCGGCGACTCCCGTGACGCCGACAAGCCGATGGCCTTCTCGTACTAG
- a CDS encoding YibE/F family protein, which yields MTTTQQSPYPPPEPPRGPGSGSGPANGNSRGNGPVSGGGRETGAGTRSGDWHEHGPASDAGPDQSSGAGGGHDHGGGSGHGPGGGGGGGGGHGHSHSHGPAAPVSQHLRKIIAAILIPFAAAVIVGLAVLWPGGAPPHERTGVGFDRQTQQATVTKVVEVSCKDVNASGETPTGDTSTAEGSSAQQQANGTCKKATIRVDTGKDEGRTFTEIVQPDQSRQLHEGQKVVVAYEPSAPKDLQYSVTDVNRRLPMMLLAGIFALAVVVVGRLRGVMALVALAISFLVLNFFILPAILQGSNPLVVAVIGASAIMLVALYLCHGLSARTSVAVLGTLISLLLIGILGSLFIDWAALTGNTDDNTGLIHGLYPSIDMSGLLLAGIIIGSLGVLDDVTVTQTSAVWELHEANPTMGWRGLYRAGIRIGRDHIASVVNTLVLAYAGAALPLLLLFSIAQSSVGTVANSELVAEEIVRTLVGSIGLVASVPVTTALAALMVSADRQGGEQAAPSGATVAAPTRGGRGRRRKR from the coding sequence GTGACCACGACACAACAGTCCCCGTACCCACCGCCCGAGCCGCCCCGCGGCCCCGGCTCCGGAAGCGGCCCCGCGAACGGCAACAGCCGTGGAAACGGGCCTGTTTCCGGCGGCGGTCGCGAGACTGGAGCCGGAACCAGATCCGGCGACTGGCATGAGCACGGGCCCGCCTCCGACGCCGGACCCGACCAGAGTTCGGGTGCCGGTGGCGGCCACGATCACGGCGGCGGGAGCGGACACGGGCCCGGGGGCGGCGGCGGTGGCGGTGGCGGGCATGGCCACTCACACAGTCACGGTCCGGCGGCGCCCGTCTCGCAGCACCTGCGCAAGATCATCGCGGCGATTCTCATCCCGTTCGCCGCGGCCGTGATCGTAGGGCTCGCAGTGCTGTGGCCCGGCGGAGCGCCGCCGCACGAGCGCACCGGGGTCGGCTTCGACCGGCAGACCCAACAAGCCACGGTCACCAAGGTGGTCGAGGTCAGTTGCAAGGACGTCAACGCCTCGGGTGAGACCCCCACCGGTGACACCTCCACCGCGGAGGGTTCCTCGGCGCAACAGCAGGCGAACGGCACCTGCAAGAAGGCGACGATCCGGGTCGACACGGGCAAGGACGAGGGCCGTACGTTCACCGAGATCGTGCAGCCGGACCAGTCGCGGCAGCTGCATGAGGGCCAGAAGGTCGTCGTCGCCTACGAGCCCTCCGCGCCCAAGGACTTGCAGTACTCGGTCACCGATGTGAACCGTCGTCTTCCGATGATGCTGCTCGCCGGGATCTTCGCCCTCGCCGTCGTGGTCGTCGGACGGTTGCGGGGTGTCATGGCACTGGTCGCGCTGGCCATCAGCTTCCTGGTGCTGAACTTCTTCATCCTGCCCGCCATCCTGCAGGGCTCGAACCCGCTGGTCGTGGCGGTGATCGGGGCGAGCGCCATCATGCTGGTCGCCCTGTACCTGTGCCACGGCCTGTCCGCGAGAACCTCGGTGGCGGTGCTCGGCACACTCATCTCGCTGTTGCTGATCGGCATCCTGGGCTCACTGTTCATCGACTGGGCCGCGCTCACCGGCAACACGGATGACAACACCGGTCTGATCCACGGCCTCTATCCGTCGATCGACATGAGTGGTCTGCTGCTCGCCGGCATCATCATCGGCTCGCTCGGTGTGCTCGACGACGTGACGGTCACGCAGACGTCTGCGGTCTGGGAGCTGCACGAGGCCAACCCGACGATGGGCTGGCGCGGGCTGTACCGCGCGGGCATCCGCATCGGCCGCGACCACATCGCATCGGTCGTCAACACGCTCGTCCTCGCCTATGCGGGCGCCGCGCTGCCGCTGCTGCTGCTCTTCTCGATCGCGCAGAGCAGCGTCGGCACCGTCGCCAACAGCGAGTTGGTCGCGGAGGAGATCGTGCGCACGCTGGTGGGCTCGATCGGCCTGGTCGCGTCGGTGCCGGTCACCACCGCACTCGCGGCGCTGATGGTCTCGGCCGACCGCCAGGGAGGAGAGCAGGCCGCTCCGTCCGGGGCGACTGTCGCGGCTCCGACACGAGGCGGGAGGGGGCGGCGCCGCAAGCGGTGA